In Rosa rugosa chromosome 4, drRosRugo1.1, whole genome shotgun sequence, the genomic stretch CACCATCCATAAACGCACCTAAATTTGCAGCATAATGTTAGGCTTTAACACTTTGGACCACTCAAAACATGTCAATTGGGCACCAAAGGGTAACACATTTTATAATATTATGGCACACAGTAATGCTTCCTTTTGACCCTTCCCTTTAGGCTTTAGCTACCTCCCATGGTGGTTGGTGGAGACCATTTGCATAGTACAATTTGATGATGTactcctcttctcttctcttctcttctcaccCCAATTTACCTAAATCAAAGGCTTCTTGATAGGGATATGTTTTTGACTGTTTGGTAATTGTGACAGAGATTGGAACCTAAACCTTTGTCTATGTCAATGTCAATGTCATCCCCTTGGCTAAATTACACCCTCGCAATAGCAAATCAACTTCTTGTAATAGTAGATTATGAGTATGTAGTACGGCCAGCTTGCCATGCAGATGATTGGGCGGGGGCTAATGAGGATAAAAAAACAAGGGATAAGGCGACTGTATCTAAGACATGCCTGTAGATTAAGAAGAGTTAGTCGTCTACCACTACAATCGGGCTCATCTACCCCACAACGGTCTAGTTTAACATTTGATGTATGAGTGCATTAATCCACCAAAGACATTAACACACTATCACATCACATAGTGAAcccttttacctttttttttttttttttttttttttttctaaaaatgTCCCTTTCAGGGCCGCACCAAAATAAGGAAAGGCTGATCCCAGCAGTAACTTCTTTAGCAATTAACAGCAACTGTTTCAGCTCAAAAATGGTtttgccttttttctttttcttttcgggAGAGGATcctccctttcttttcttccctttttctgGCAAGCCTGAAAACCTGCCATGCATGGAGTCCTTGATGACATCACCAGGATGATAACACCAATTTGCCAGTGGCAAATTCCAAAAACTTTCACACCCGTAGTGGCAGAGTAAGAGAAAAAAGCCAAAGAGGAAACAGACAAGGGTGGAGGAGTCGAAGATGGAAACATTAGACACTGAGTTAATAAGGCTTAGCAGAAGCCACGTTACCTCTGCAACACTTCTTTCATGGGGTCCGCGGGCATAACAATAAGAGGGTCAGAAACGCAGACTCAGTTTTCCTCATACAGGATACTATTTTGTACTTTTGCTCTCTGATTCCACTGGGACTGGGAGTGGGAGTGGGAGTGGCTCTCCTCCTTCAACAAAGATTTATACTCAATTTTTTCTTTGCAGGTAAAAGTACACCATGGAGCAGAGAGCCAGGGGAAGTAAGTGCTTTTCTTCTCTGGGGCAGTAAAACATGGTACAATAAAAAGAAGAACATGACCATGTGATTTATAACTTCCCAATAATAGAAAAATAAGATAAATACAAAGGACCCAATTATAAAAAAGGGAAAGAGGAAAGGGAAAAGAATATTTACAGGTCTGAATGATTGCAGGCTTGTACTTTTACATTTATACCCACAGGACCTGAAATGCCAGATTATAGTATTGCTAAGGCTGCTAGAACAGTTTGTGCCAAAAGGTTTAATAAATTCCCACTTCTTCTTCTGGCCTGAAAATCCTAGCAAGAAGCCAGAAAGTAACTGATGCATATGCAGAAACAGAATTTCAGGCTCAATAGATTTCCATGTAAAAACAGACTAAGCTCCTTTGGCATTTCCTTTACTCGTTCTTAATGCACACATTCCTCACCGGAAGCCAAGTTTCATACATGCAGTTCTGCTTAGACACAACTGTCATAGAAGAACATAACTtccctgaaaaaaaaatatatatatatatattatatatataaattaaaaatcTCTCCCCTTGGGCATTTCCTCTTCTCTCATAGCATCATTTGAAACCAAGTTTCCTACTTCCAGGCAACAAATGTCATGGCAGTAGAAAACATGTCTGAGAAATTAATGGATGTGTCAACGCTTATGACCTAGGGATTAACAAGAAGCAGAATCACTTACCATTGAAGTAAACTACAACTCCGCAGCTCTTTCAAAATGAGCAAGCAGTTCGTACTAGTCATTAGCATATGTaccatttctttaattttctggtATTGTATTTCATACTGTTTATTAGTTTTCTGTTCTATGATTACAGAAACAACCCTGCTCTGGTGTCAATTAATCATATTTATTTGAACACCATCATTACTGAAGATATCAGTACTCAAGGAAAGAGAATTAAAGATTTTAACAAAGCTGCAATAAACTTATGCAATggaaaaaggggaaaaaaagaagcctaaaataagaaacaaagatcataTTAAATCACAACAAATGTTATCAAACCAAAAGAAAGAACAAGGACAGTAATGCAGTCATCAAACCAAATGAAATTCACCAGTAACTTGATTTGCATCTCGGTGTGGTGATTTAACTAGATCTCTAGGATTTCAAAATAGTGTCATGCAGTGGCAAACGACCGGAATGACAAGAAATTGGTTGTATTTAGTTTGCTAATGCGATCAGTGCTGAGGTTGATATGGAAAGTACAAGTAATAATGATAAGGTAAAATTACATGCAAGCAAACACAGGAGATCAAATGAGATATTAGCTTCATGCAGGCAATTATCTAGACAGGAAAGAGGGAAAACCTGATCCATATTCCCCATCAGTAACTTGATCTGAGCTAGCTGCAGAACCAATTGGAATTTTTTTCACCATGCAGTTCCTGTTTTTACGTACTCTGAAATACCACATTCACAACTTACAGGCCGTAAAGAGAGTGAAATCCGCACAAACCATTCAACTTTAGCAATAACCAGAGCAGGTCAAGTGTTCCAAATCTTTTTACTTCAGAGTCTCAATCATGGAGGAGATAAAAAGACTGAAATCAAGTACAGAAGAAAAAGTAGAGGGAAAATTCAAATTTTACTCTTCAGCCAGATCTTAAAAAATAACCAATCACCTAAACTACTTTTAGGGTCCATTCGGATTCTGCAAAACCAGGTGAGCAACAGAAAACACCATATACGAGCTTCGAGGATCAAGATACATTATACATTTACAACAGAAACAGAAGTCTGTCTGTCTTCCTCCTATTTGGGAGGGGAAAAGAGAACTTAGAGTTATATTAACTTGAGAAAATGAAAACTTGAACCATTACATAATTCTGCAATGTTTCAATGAAACTTATGAAATGGACATCACAACCTACAAATGTACCAGAACTTCAGCTTATTCATCTTTGCTACTTCTACATGATACAACCTTTGAAAAGCTCTCAAGGTAACAAAGGGGTAAAGAAAAGAGATGCAACACACTAAAGGTAAAATTAAAAACTTTTAAAAAAGGAAACTAACTCTCCAGGCCACCTTTCTGTAAATGTATCTATGACTCTAAATTTAACCTGAATTTTCCCATGTTGAGGGCAGAAATTACCCAGGAACCAGGAACTGGAACCCAAACTCCTTGAAAGGCGAAGATTGTAAATTCCACCCTTCCAGCCAGTACATGGTGTCACGGAAACGGGACACCTCAGCATCCCATCACTGCACAATTATAGACAAAGCCTCCCCGATCCTTTATAGCGAGCAGGTTCCACTGCGGCGGACCTTCATCAGGGACCCAAGAATTGACTTCAATTTGCCCTACGCTGGAACCCCTAGGTCCACCGATTACAATTAACCGATTCCCACATGCCCGAAATGCTACTCCCCAACCATTCATTGAGGATGTCCGCTCAGGCAATCTCCCAATGGTAACCCACACGTTCCTCTCCTTATCATATTTTCTCACCTCCTGTTCTGCATAATCTGCAGCATACAGTTTGTTATTTACAACTGCAAGCAGCGGAGGTGCCTCAGCTGTAGCAGGCATATCAGTTGCTCCAGCCCCTCCATTTTTTCTAGGATGCATGTTAGGTATCTCAGTCCAAGTCCCCCTCTCCAAATCATAAACCTCCCCACAGCTAAGTGCATTTGAGCTGCCCACTCCAATCCCGCCAATGACATAAAGTTTTCCATCCATAAATACCCCAGAACACATTTTTCTAGGTTTATTCATGCTCGGAAGAGTCAACCAAGTTCCTGTTTCTGAATTGTAAAGCTCAGCAGTGCTCAAGATATTGCCACATGGATCGCAACCGCCAGCTAGAATGGCAATTTCCCCACTGCTAGCAGAAGCGAACAAGCACCTAGGTGTATTCATCAAACGGCCGGATGACCAACTGTGTGTCAAAAGGCTGTATTTGTAAACCACATGGGACATTATTTCCTTTCCAAATACAAGAAGTTCGGTGCCAACGGCTACAGACTCCTTATCTGAACACATAAAACATCCATTTATTTCCATTTTAGGCAAAGGCATCCAATGTCCACGATCTGGATTAAATGCCCACCATTCAGAGAGAGCACAAGAGAAGTAAGCCCAATGTTCTGCAATACCCATTCTCCGCCTCAGAGTGTACAGCTCCCCAGTCCGAATTAGAGAACGGAAACTCCTACACAGCATGGCAACTGAGCCGTAATCAGCCCTTGAACAACGAAGGAGACAGTTTATTGAGACATCCCTTCCAAGTTGGTGGAATAGTGAAGTCGGGTCATTGTTGTTCCCGTCCTGATTCTGGTCATTTGGCTGGTCAGAGTTGGCATCGGAAAGAGCAAGATTCTGGGCATTTGGCTGGTCAGATTCGGCCTGGGACTGAGCAAGACTCTGGTCATTCGGCTGGTCAGATTGGGCATGGAAAGGAGCAAGATTTTGGTCGTTTGGCTGGTCACAGTTGGCATGGGAGACAGCAGGATTCTGGTCATTTGGCTGATCAGATTGGGCCTGGGAATCAGCAAGACTCTGGTCATTCGGCTGGTCAGATTGGGCATGGGAAGGGGCAAGATTTTGGTCGTTTGGATGGTCACAGTTGGCATGGGAAAGAGCAGGATTCTGGTCATTTGGCTGATCAGATTTGGCATGGGAAAGAGCAAGATTATCCATCACTGCTTCCACTCGGTCAACAGCATCTGCGTGCTTGCATGCCTTCCTCAATGCCACATCTTCCCCATCTTCAAGTGGGCGCTTACTGTTCGAGAAATCAAGAACACGTTGAGTGTTGTACATCCACTGACTCTCTTGCTCACAGGAACTTGGAAGCTGCCTTGAAACAAGATAGGAAGGACCCTCCAACATGCTGTTGAATTCGGCTGCCGCAAAAGAAACCTTTCCTTTGTTATCCATCAAAAGAACATAAATCAGAGAACAAAATGAAATCTACACCTTAGTTAATCAACATGCAACACCAACCATGATTGACTTATCGGAAACCCAATCCCCccacccccaaaaaaaaaaaaaaaaaaaaaaaccctcccaatctttgaagtttgaactgaATCAAGAAATCACATACCCCCAGACCAACAAACAAGATTCAAATCAAGAAACCATGAATACCCATTTCACAGAGCATAGAATCTACAGCAAAACATCAAACTTTCCATTGATTATTTCTGTATATTGGGGGTATCAACACATATCTCTACATATCCAAATTTCTCGGCAAGAAAAGCACATGCAACAATGCATTCTAGATCAAAACCATATACACAACTATAAAGTCTTCATCACTCATCCATAGCAGCTAAAATTGCTAAATTTTAATACAAAACATAAACCTTCATGCATGAATCCAATCCCATCCTCAAAGATGAAACTTACCCAATTCAGATCTCCGGGTTAAAGACCaacacagaaaaaaaataaaaaataaaaaattccagGAAACAGATAAGCAATTGAAAATGAATTATCCACATGACAGACTGTAatcaaaaaaaatattaatgcaGCAGCAAATCCCAATACAAAGAACCTCGCTTTAACAAAAACCAGAGATCCATACACAATTCCATATCAATATCTAACAACCCATCAACTCCTTTTTCAATTTTCTCTCACCTTCAATCACAACAAATGGTAGCTCACCCCAAAAAGCTACAGAAGCAGCAAAACAATCAGACTCATAAAGAAACCGAAGCCAGAGAAAGCTTACGATTTTGGTCAGAAGAAGGCGTTGAGTGCCCCAGCTCTACTACTtcttcccctctctctctctccctgttAGATTCTCTCTCTTGCTTGCTGGTTATATTCGCTGGTGTGGAAGAGCAATGTATATAATAATGGGGTATTATATATAGTGCTACAAAAGAAAGCAAAGTTAATTAATTCtaatttctttaaaaaaataaaaaaaaataaaaaagagagagagaggaggaggaggtagtGGGGTCTCAACGGGCTAGACTCGCCGGGTGAGGCAGAGGAGGACCTGAGACCTGAAACCGCCAACGGCCGTTTCTGCACGTGTAACGAACTTTATGTAAACTCTATCTCCACTGGCGCCAGAACAGCCACCACTTCTGGCCATGGGAATCACAAGACAAGTCTCTAGCTTGCATGCAGAGTTGGGTCATGAAAATGGTGTTTGGTTTTAGAACTTTGCAGCTTTGCCCATTTCCTTAAAAGGCAACCTGGTATTAATGGGCgtttctttgtttggtttcgATTTTACAGATGTGATCGATTTAAATTGCTTTTGGTTGGATTTGGCTAATTGCAATGAGTTGGAAATTGGAATCTTGGAGGATACAGAGTTTTTTGAAAATCTATGCATGAAAAGAAACGGTTGGTTAATGATTCTcataaacccaaaaaaaaaaaaaaatctgaatatTTCATGAGTTAGGAAATGTAGTCAATGGAATTAACTCAACTGTTACTAGGATTTATTAGTGTGTCTAACATCTACTTTCGGTGTTTGCTTATGCACTGAATTTGTGAGTACGTACTGTAAAAGAGTCTATGTTTCTGTACAAGAAATCCGAGCTATATATGCACAACATGAGCTTTCATTTTTGATCTCTCACTCAAAATATTTCTACTTCTATGTGTTATGTAAGAACCCCATGTTCTTTATGGAAAACTCAATATTTACGTGATGGTCTCCTCgatcttttttattttgataattAGTTCTATTACTAAAACTGCTTACATCTCCCAATATAAGATATCCATTTTGAGGTTCACGTATTCACCAAGTTTTTGATTGTATGTACTGGTGTCCTCTCATCTTGTACCACAAACTTGAGCTATATATCTGTGATGTTCTAACTCGACTTACAGGAGTAGTTATGTCACTAACTCATACGTTGAACATATGATTTCATTATTGATCACTCATTGAAGATACTTTTAATTTAGTGAATATGTTGTAAGAATCCTTTTTGGAGGgaaaggggccgtgaccacttacccaaataTGACCCAACATTTCCCCAAACACTCCACCTACTTTTGtttgtgcccacttacccaaaccaCCAGTGACACGACGCTTTTAGactgcaaaaacaaataaattacaAATCATGCCACCAGCCCCTATCAACAGCACGTCTTCATTGACTTTACTTTTTCagagatctctctctctctctctctctcacacacacacacgcacctCACTCTTAATCTCCTATCAGTGTGTTGGCTCAGTGGCCGTCGTCGTCGTCGACCTCAAGGATCCTTCGGTAGAGAAGCTGCACGCGCCGTCGAAATAGGCAGTGAAGCTCCGGTCGAGCTCTTAGGCGGTGAGGCTCTTGGACGATGTCGCAGGCCGACCGGGAATCATCATCGCCGGTGGCTCTGCGCTGGATTCTCCAGCTCCGGCGCCAACATCCTCCAATTTCGTATTCGGATTCTCTTAGCCCTCCACCACCTCAACCAGGTTTGAAGTCGGATCCTCGCCTTTAGAGTTAGCCTGCACCTTCAAGACCTCCCGTTTGCTTTATATACCGGTGGTCTGAAAACAAATTCATGCCATTGTCGTCAAGGTCGAGCAGATATGTGATGTCTTTGTTGGGTGTAGTGTCTTTGATATGTACTGAAAAACTGGCCTTCATGTTGAATGCAGTGCGGGAGGGGAGGCCGAATTCGATTACCTTCTGTGCATTTCTCAATGCTTGTTCGGATACGTCGGCTTTGGAACTTGGGAGACAGTTGCATGGGTTTGTAATGCAATGTGGGTTTGGGGAAGATGTGTGATGTGTCAGTGCTCAATGGGCTTGTGGATTTTTACGAGAAATGTAGGACTTAGACCAATCCATTTTTCTCATTCTTATTTCTAGGGgacaataatcatattattagggAGCAGTAATGTTTCTACTGGGGGCAATAGTTATATTacttgggggcaataatatggttactgggtattattagggggtaataaaTTCAGAAGCCGGAATCCGGTAGCCGGAATCTGTATTTCCGGTGAacggttgccggattccggtcatcggagTCGGCGGCCGGCCACAGGTCACCAGAGTCCGTCAaagtctccaatgacttctctCTTTAAgtgagagaaagaaggagagagcaaaaaagtcccaaaaataaataaaaaaaaagaattaattgggtattaggaaaATAATCTCTTaaagtgtttgggtaagtgggcaatctcttagagtgtttgggcaagtggggttaattaacttCAAAactgggtaaatgatcatttatgATTGTTGCTTGTAACACGTTATCTTTCATTAAAATCACACACACATCAGAATTTGATTGCGGTGtgctttgaattttttttttttcgtgtagaagaaactcgagatgtatGTGGACTAAGAATTACAATTTGATTGTTAATATTTTAAGTCAAAGTTGAGCACTTTTATCTGGAGTTTTGTCACGATATATTTATCACTCACTTTTGCTGGTATTCATAATTTGCTACGAAATTCGATTCATTACAAGATTTTATATATAAGAGTTTCAATATAAGTGCAAACTTACTAGGTTGTTGCAGGCGTATTAAACCACGTGTCAATTGTCTCTTATTTAGTTCATGACTATTACAATACGCGTtcgagaaattcttaggtgggggtttccccaccacgtggctttagggccacccaatcagaacaaagaatttttttcttcttttccaaaaatGCCCCTGCTCCCTAAATGTACAATACCCAAAAGACCCCCCTGCTAGGCAGTGATTGGTTTGCCGcattgccacgtggtgcgggtgccccacgcaagtctTTCTCTACGCGTTCATCATGTCCGTTATGGGCGCTGAAGATTATGTAATTAGTGCTGAGTAAGAATTGAATATCATCATTGAAAGATTTTGCATATGAGATTTCATACGTGTCAGACTATATATATGAGATTCCATCTAAATGTAACGTTACAACTTACAAGATTTGAACTTGCCACGTACTTGCCACGTATATCTAATAAGATGTTTGGCCTAATTAGTGCATGATTCGTTAAATTCACCTAATGATCTTTGTTTTGGTCGTTTTCTCATGTTTTTATCGTTCATGATCGCTTTTATTAATGCTTTGAATGTTTGTGTAGTTATCTCATCTTTACGTGACAGGGTATGTAATATAGTCCTGCCCTAAAGACATTATTCATTCTCTATTCCAATAAATAAACACATCACAAATTCACGAAGAGCACAAGAAATTTAATTACTTACTTTTTGTATCATTAACAGCCTTTCTCTTATATAAACTCTCTCTAATCTTAATTGTTCAAACACAGACAATTATTCATAATCATCTTCACGAGTACTCGATCAAACTAGAttgggaaagaagaagaagcagaattaGTCTTAGCTAGCAAAAGGGTTATGCATGATTGGTTTAAATGACACAAAGAGCATTATCACCGTACACAAAGAACATTAACAATA encodes the following:
- the LOC133743512 gene encoding F-box/kelch-repeat protein At1g74510-like yields the protein MLEGPSYLVSRQLPSSCEQESQWMYNTQRVLDFSNSKRPLEDGEDVALRKACKHADAVDRVEAVMDNLALSHAKSDQPNDQNPALSHANCDHPNDQNLAPSHAQSDQPNDQSLADSQAQSDQPNDQNPAVSHANCDQPNDQNLAPFHAQSDQPNDQSLAQSQAESDQPNAQNLALSDANSDQPNDQNQDGNNNDPTSLFHQLGRDVSINCLLRCSRADYGSVAMLCRSFRSLIRTGELYTLRRRMGIAEHWAYFSCALSEWWAFNPDRGHWMPLPKMEINGCFMCSDKESVAVGTELLVFGKEIMSHVVYKYSLLTHSWSSGRLMNTPRCLFASASSGEIAILAGGCDPCGNILSTAELYNSETGTWLTLPSMNKPRKMCSGVFMDGKLYVIGGIGVGSSNALSCGEVYDLERGTWTEIPNMHPRKNGGAGATDMPATAEAPPLLAVVNNKLYAADYAEQEVRKYDKERNVWVTIGRLPERTSSMNGWGVAFRACGNRLIVIGGPRGSSVGQIEVNSWVPDEGPPQWNLLAIKDRGGFVYNCAVMGC